From Limisphaera ngatamarikiensis, one genomic window encodes:
- a CDS encoding CNNM domain-containing protein has product MNEVWGWTAVVLKLLAVAGLVLLNGFFVATEFALVKVRQTQLAPLRVRRARMALHLVRHLDAYLSACQLGITLASLGLGWIGEPVFAFLLQPVFRLLSVESAAVRESLAFGVGFSVITFLHIVVGEMAPKSLAIRKALPVSLWVAYPMHVFYLVMYPFIWLLNESALWLLRCVGIEPAVEGEGIRSEEELRLVLASSQLQLGASRFSRELVQNALDLRHRVVREVMRPRHEIVALDTTAGISACLEVAEQSRYSRFPICEEGDLDRTLGVVHIKDLYAMRLKVRTAAELLPVAHPLLYVPEVGSLERLLRLFLERRLHMAIVVDEYGTTVGLVTLENVLEELVGPIQDEFDQEKPVLTPVGEGVWEAAGTLPLHELGELLGEPLQVPGLATASGWITHQLGGFPKVGDVVVRGNWRLQVLETEGGRVTRFRIERTGPAPSSDTSVTPVPGSGERRGERSGSRGRRRR; this is encoded by the coding sequence GTGAACGAGGTCTGGGGTTGGACAGCGGTGGTGTTGAAGTTGCTGGCCGTGGCGGGGCTGGTGCTGCTGAACGGCTTTTTTGTGGCCACGGAGTTTGCACTGGTGAAGGTGCGCCAGACGCAGTTGGCGCCGTTGCGGGTGCGCCGGGCGCGCATGGCGCTGCACCTGGTGCGGCATCTGGACGCGTATTTGAGTGCCTGTCAACTGGGCATCACGCTGGCCAGCCTGGGGTTGGGATGGATCGGGGAGCCGGTGTTTGCATTCCTGTTGCAGCCGGTGTTTCGGTTGTTGTCGGTGGAGAGTGCCGCGGTGCGGGAGTCGTTGGCGTTTGGCGTGGGGTTCAGCGTGATCACGTTTCTGCACATCGTGGTGGGGGAGATGGCGCCGAAATCGCTGGCGATCCGGAAGGCGTTGCCGGTGAGTTTGTGGGTGGCCTACCCGATGCACGTGTTTTACCTGGTGATGTACCCGTTCATCTGGTTGCTGAACGAGAGTGCGTTGTGGTTGTTGCGGTGTGTGGGGATCGAGCCTGCGGTGGAGGGGGAGGGCATTCGTTCGGAGGAGGAACTGCGGCTGGTGCTGGCCAGTTCGCAGCTGCAACTGGGGGCGTCACGGTTCAGCCGGGAGCTGGTCCAGAACGCGCTGGATCTGCGGCATCGGGTGGTGCGGGAGGTGATGCGGCCGCGGCATGAGATTGTGGCGTTGGACACCACGGCCGGCATCAGCGCCTGTCTGGAGGTGGCGGAGCAGTCGCGGTATTCCCGTTTTCCCATCTGCGAGGAGGGGGATTTGGATCGGACGCTGGGCGTGGTTCACATCAAGGATTTGTACGCGATGCGGTTGAAGGTGCGGACGGCGGCGGAGCTGTTGCCGGTGGCGCATCCGCTGTTGTACGTGCCGGAGGTGGGGAGTCTGGAGCGGCTGCTGCGGCTGTTTTTGGAACGGCGGTTGCACATGGCCATTGTGGTGGATGAGTATGGGACGACGGTGGGCCTGGTGACGCTGGAGAACGTGTTGGAAGAGCTGGTGGGGCCGATCCAGGACGAGTTCGATCAGGAAAAGCCGGTGCTCACTCCCGTGGGTGAGGGTGTGTGGGAGGCGGCGGGGACACTGCCCCTGCATGAATTGGGCGAGTTGCTGGGCGAACCGCTCCAGGTGCCCGGGCTTGCGACCGCGAGTGGTTGGATCACGCATCAGCTGGGTGGTTTCCCCAAGGTGGGCGATGTTGTGGTCCGGGGGAATTGGCGGTTGCAGGTGTTGGAGACGGAGGGTGGCCGGGTTACCCGGTTCCGCATCGAACGGACGGGGCCGGCACCTTCGAGCGACACGTCGGTGACACCGGTGCCGGGGTCGGGCGAACGGAGGGGGGAACGGTCCGGCAGCCGCGGGCGCCGACGGCGCTGA
- the plsY gene encoding glycerol-3-phosphate 1-O-acyltransferase PlsY, giving the protein MSWLGLLTCLCAGYLLGSIPTGYLVARARGVDLRRYGSGNIGATNAFRVLGRGPGLVVLVVDVLKGYLACTVACAAVAAVMDRWGAGGFDPGAARVLAGFGAVLGHTYTCWLGFRGGKGIATSAGVFLALAPLALAVALVGWVLMLVWFRYVSLASVTAAVLLPAAVWLTERSGLLAWVTTALGLIAIARHHQNLRRLWQGTEPRVEWGKRA; this is encoded by the coding sequence ATGTCATGGTTGGGTCTTCTGACCTGCCTTTGTGCGGGTTATCTGCTGGGTTCGATCCCGACCGGGTATCTGGTGGCCCGGGCGCGGGGTGTGGACCTGCGCCGGTACGGCAGCGGCAACATCGGGGCGACGAATGCGTTCCGGGTGTTGGGGCGTGGGCCCGGGCTGGTGGTGTTGGTGGTGGACGTGTTGAAGGGTTACCTGGCCTGCACGGTGGCATGTGCGGCCGTGGCTGCCGTGATGGACCGCTGGGGCGCAGGCGGGTTTGACCCCGGTGCGGCGCGGGTGTTGGCCGGGTTCGGGGCCGTGCTGGGGCACACGTACACGTGCTGGCTGGGTTTTCGCGGCGGGAAGGGCATCGCAACGAGTGCCGGTGTGTTTCTGGCGCTGGCGCCCCTGGCGCTGGCGGTGGCCCTGGTGGGATGGGTGTTGATGTTGGTGTGGTTCCGTTACGTGTCGCTGGCGTCGGTGACGGCGGCGGTGTTGTTGCCGGCGGCGGTCTGGTTGACGGAGCGGAGCGGGCTGCTGGCGTGGGTCACCACTGCATTGGGACTGATCGCCATTGCGCGGCATCATCAGAACCTGCGGCGACTCTGGCAGGGGACGGAACCCAGGGTGGAATGGGGGAAACGCGCATGA
- a CDS encoding NAD(P)H-dependent glycerol-3-phosphate dehydrogenase translates to MRITVLGAGAWGTALARMLACRGHDVTLWDYFPATLEAIARTGQNERYLPGIELPTGLRLEPDAGRAVDGAELVVVASVSRAFRTVTQCLERFTGVVVTVTKGIEYETGLTMSGVLRETAPRARVVALSGPSLALEVARGVPTAVVAAGKDAEATRQVQMLFHGPTFRVYSSSDLLGVELGGALKNVFAIGAGVCDGLGFGDNSKAALVTRAIAEMRRLGVACGARAETFSGLSGIGDLMVTCFSKLSRNRQFGERLGRGESVDQILATMTAVAEGYPTARSAHALARRLEVETPIIDQVYAMLYEGKDVRQTVQDLLSRESKPED, encoded by the coding sequence ATGAGGATCACGGTGTTGGGTGCGGGCGCCTGGGGGACGGCCCTGGCACGGATGTTGGCCTGCCGGGGGCATGACGTGACGTTGTGGGATTATTTTCCGGCGACGCTGGAGGCCATCGCGCGGACGGGTCAGAACGAACGGTACCTGCCCGGGATTGAGCTTCCGACGGGGTTGCGGTTGGAACCGGATGCGGGGCGGGCCGTGGATGGGGCGGAACTGGTGGTGGTGGCGAGTGTGTCGCGGGCGTTCCGAACCGTGACGCAGTGTCTGGAGAGGTTTACCGGGGTGGTGGTGACGGTGACCAAGGGCATTGAATATGAGACGGGGCTGACCATGTCGGGCGTGTTGCGGGAGACGGCGCCGCGGGCGCGGGTGGTGGCGTTGTCCGGGCCGTCGCTGGCCCTGGAAGTGGCGCGGGGGGTGCCGACGGCGGTGGTGGCGGCGGGGAAGGATGCGGAGGCGACCCGGCAGGTGCAGATGCTGTTTCATGGTCCCACCTTCCGTGTGTACAGCAGCAGTGACCTGTTGGGGGTGGAGCTCGGCGGCGCGCTCAAGAACGTGTTTGCCATTGGGGCCGGCGTGTGCGACGGCCTGGGGTTTGGCGACAATTCCAAGGCCGCGCTGGTGACGCGGGCAATTGCGGAGATGCGTCGGTTGGGCGTGGCTTGTGGGGCGCGGGCGGAGACGTTTTCCGGCCTGAGCGGGATTGGCGACCTCATGGTGACGTGCTTTTCCAAGCTGAGCCGGAACCGGCAATTTGGCGAGCGGTTGGGCCGGGGTGAATCGGTGGACCAGATTCTGGCCACCATGACGGCGGTGGCGGAGGGTTATCCCACGGCCCGGTCGGCCCATGCGCTGGCGCGCCGATTGGAGGTGGAGACGCCGATCATCGACCAGGTGTACGCCATGCTCTACGAGGGCAAGGACGTACGTCAGACGGTGCAGGATCTGTTGTCGCGAGAATCCAAGCCGGAGGACTGA
- the gatB gene encoding Asp-tRNA(Asn)/Glu-tRNA(Gln) amidotransferase subunit GatB, protein MKYEAVIGLETHVQLKTRTKMWCACPNQFGAPPNTLVCPVCLGLPGTLPVPNEEAIRLTLLTGMLLHCELPPLARFDRKSYFYPDMPKNYQITQYDLPSTRNGYVEFEFEGKVHRVRIARAHLEEDVGKSFHFEHHSGVDFNRAGVPLLEIVSEPDLRSADMAWAYLTALKEILVQGGISDCDMEKGMVRCDVNVSVRPRGSDRLGAKIEIKNMNSFSGVRRALEYEIARQIAVLKAGGTLVQSTRRWDELTGTTEEMRTKEEAHDYRYFPDPDLLPIVPQPDWLEALRARCIERPLERKHRLMQQYGLPAQDAEVFKSDPALAAYFETLAPRVRNPKLLANWILNNLRAKLAEWHAEQTAALRTENPDAPPPPPPGPESLRFPPEALIELIQLVENQTLSSTAAQQVFAEMFATGRRPADIVREKGLAQVSDAAQLEQLCDQVLAAHPGPAEDYRRGKTAALNFLKGQVMKLSRGKANPVLVGEILERKLRS, encoded by the coding sequence ATGAAATACGAAGCCGTCATCGGATTGGAAACCCACGTGCAGCTCAAGACCCGCACCAAAATGTGGTGCGCCTGTCCCAACCAGTTCGGCGCGCCGCCCAACACCCTGGTCTGCCCCGTTTGTCTGGGCCTGCCGGGCACGTTGCCCGTCCCCAATGAGGAAGCCATCCGGCTCACACTCCTGACCGGCATGCTGCTGCACTGTGAACTGCCGCCCCTGGCCCGGTTCGACCGCAAAAGCTATTTCTACCCGGACATGCCCAAAAACTACCAAATCACCCAGTACGATCTCCCGTCCACCCGCAACGGCTACGTGGAGTTCGAGTTCGAAGGAAAGGTCCATCGGGTCCGCATCGCACGCGCCCACCTGGAAGAGGACGTCGGCAAAAGCTTTCACTTCGAGCACCACAGCGGGGTGGACTTCAACCGGGCCGGCGTCCCGCTGCTGGAGATCGTCTCCGAGCCGGACCTGCGCAGCGCGGACATGGCCTGGGCCTACCTCACTGCGCTGAAAGAAATCCTCGTGCAGGGCGGCATCAGCGATTGCGACATGGAAAAGGGCATGGTGCGATGCGACGTCAACGTGAGCGTTCGTCCCCGGGGCAGCGACCGTCTCGGCGCCAAAATCGAAATCAAAAACATGAACAGTTTCTCCGGCGTGCGCCGCGCCCTGGAATACGAAATCGCCCGTCAAATCGCCGTGTTGAAGGCCGGCGGCACGCTGGTGCAATCCACCCGTCGCTGGGACGAGTTGACCGGAACCACCGAGGAGATGCGGACCAAGGAAGAGGCCCACGACTACCGGTACTTCCCCGATCCCGACCTTCTGCCCATCGTCCCGCAACCCGACTGGCTCGAGGCCCTTCGCGCCCGATGCATCGAGCGCCCCCTCGAACGCAAACACCGGCTGATGCAACAATACGGTCTGCCCGCCCAGGACGCCGAAGTCTTCAAGTCCGATCCCGCATTGGCCGCCTACTTCGAGACCCTCGCCCCGCGCGTGCGCAATCCCAAGCTCCTGGCCAACTGGATCCTCAACAACCTGCGCGCCAAACTGGCCGAGTGGCACGCCGAACAAACCGCAGCCCTCCGAACCGAAAACCCGGATGCGCCACCACCGCCGCCTCCCGGGCCCGAATCCCTTCGGTTCCCACCCGAAGCCCTGATCGAACTGATCCAGCTGGTGGAAAACCAGACCCTCAGCAGCACCGCCGCTCAGCAGGTGTTCGCCGAAATGTTTGCCACCGGCAGGCGACCCGCAGACATCGTCCGGGAAAAGGGCCTCGCCCAGGTCAGCGACGCAGCCCAATTGGAACAACTCTGCGACCAGGTGCTCGCCGCCCATCCGGGTCCGGCCGAGGACTACCGCAGGGGCAAAACCGCCGCGCTCAACTTCCTCAAAGGTCAGGTCATGAAGCTGAGCCGCGGCAAGGCCAATCCCGTCCTCGTGGGCGAAATCCTCGAACGCAAATTGCGGTCCTGA
- a CDS encoding NAD+ synthase, producing MKLVLAQLNPTIGDFHGNVRRLLAVYEEAVAWGADLVVAPELYLTGYPPRDLLHDRGFLAANRAALSRLAAATNRTALVVGFVDESASRPGRGLANAAALLQHGRVVAVRHKTLLPTYDVFDEDRYFDPAPDNPPVPFLGKQIGLTICEDIWNDEDFWPERRYRANPPAALAAAGAQFLINISASPWWLGKTRTRFAMLRSLARKLRLPVIFCNQVGGNDELIFDGHSLVFDPEGHLIAEGRLFAEDVLRVDLDRPEPRSFTEPAEESMVWDALVLGTRDYFRKCGFQKAVLGLSGGIDSALTACIAAAALGPENVHGVSLPSRYSSPGSLADARELAVRLGIRYDVLPIEPVFETCRQQLAPLFRNLPEDVTEENLQARIRGLLLMALSNKFGSLLLTTGNKSELAVGYCTLYGDMNGGLAVISDVPKTMVYRLARWVNREREIIPAACLTKPPSAELRPNQTDQDTLPPYEVLDAILEAAVVQGRTFEEIVRDGHDADTVRRVLHMIHRSEYKRRQAPPGLKVTTKAFGIGRRMPVAHRYDPLTVTAAPESAGAPAHPDPTGIDRSSH from the coding sequence ATGAAACTGGTTTTGGCCCAACTCAATCCGACCATCGGAGATTTCCACGGCAACGTGCGGCGGTTGCTGGCCGTTTACGAGGAAGCCGTGGCGTGGGGCGCCGACCTCGTGGTGGCGCCGGAACTTTATCTCACCGGTTACCCGCCCCGCGATCTGCTGCACGACCGTGGATTTCTGGCCGCCAACCGGGCAGCCCTCAGCCGGCTGGCAGCGGCCACGAACCGTACCGCGCTGGTGGTGGGGTTCGTGGACGAAAGCGCATCCCGACCCGGACGCGGCCTCGCCAACGCCGCCGCGCTGCTCCAACACGGCCGCGTGGTGGCCGTCCGCCACAAAACCCTCCTCCCCACCTACGACGTCTTCGACGAGGACCGGTACTTCGACCCCGCCCCGGACAACCCGCCGGTCCCCTTCCTCGGAAAACAGATCGGACTCACCATCTGCGAGGACATCTGGAATGACGAGGATTTCTGGCCGGAACGGCGGTACCGCGCCAATCCACCCGCGGCCCTGGCCGCGGCAGGGGCGCAATTCCTCATCAACATCTCCGCCTCCCCCTGGTGGCTGGGCAAAACCCGCACCCGCTTCGCCATGTTGCGGTCGCTGGCCCGCAAGCTCCGGCTGCCCGTCATCTTCTGCAACCAGGTCGGCGGCAACGACGAGTTGATCTTCGACGGTCACAGCCTGGTGTTCGACCCCGAGGGCCACCTGATCGCCGAGGGCCGTCTTTTTGCCGAGGACGTCCTTCGAGTGGACCTCGATCGCCCGGAACCCCGGTCTTTCACTGAACCGGCCGAAGAATCCATGGTCTGGGATGCCCTGGTCCTGGGCACCCGCGATTACTTTCGAAAGTGCGGCTTTCAAAAGGCGGTCCTGGGATTGAGCGGCGGGATCGATTCCGCCCTGACCGCCTGCATCGCCGCAGCCGCCCTGGGTCCGGAGAATGTCCACGGGGTTTCCCTACCCTCGCGGTATTCCTCGCCCGGCAGCCTGGCGGACGCCCGGGAACTGGCCGTGCGGCTCGGCATTCGTTACGACGTACTGCCCATCGAGCCCGTCTTCGAGACCTGCAGGCAACAGTTGGCCCCCTTGTTTCGCAACCTCCCCGAAGACGTCACGGAGGAAAACCTCCAGGCTCGCATCCGCGGCCTGCTGCTCATGGCCCTGTCCAACAAGTTCGGTTCCCTCCTCCTGACCACCGGCAACAAGAGCGAACTGGCCGTGGGTTATTGCACGCTTTACGGCGACATGAACGGCGGCCTGGCGGTGATCAGCGACGTTCCCAAAACCATGGTCTACCGCCTCGCACGGTGGGTGAACCGGGAACGCGAGATCATCCCCGCCGCATGTCTCACCAAACCGCCCTCGGCAGAATTGCGCCCCAACCAAACCGATCAGGACACCCTGCCACCCTACGAGGTCCTCGACGCCATCCTCGAGGCTGCCGTGGTGCAGGGCAGGACGTTCGAGGAAATCGTGCGTGACGGCCACGACGCCGACACCGTCCGGCGCGTGTTGCACATGATCCATCGCAGCGAATACAAACGGCGCCAGGCACCGCCCGGCCTCAAGGTAACCACCAAGGCCTTCGGCATCGGACGGCGCATGCCCGTGGCCCACCGTTACGATCCCCTGACCGTGACCGCCGCGCCCGAATCCGCCGGTGCCCCGGCTCACCCCGACCCGACCGGAATCGACCGTTCTTCACACTGA
- a CDS encoding DUF192 domain-containing protein: MALMGLAPWWAGCGRQAAPPAPATPPVDPEYGHLLHAQPPLPTVRLWLGAEEIVAEVARRPVEIATGMMFREELPEGRGMLFVFPGPGRRSFWMRNCRVPLSAAYMDPRGVILEIVDLNPMDETPVPSESDQIQFVLEVPRNWFARHGIGPGTLVRTERGSLQETFFGRR, translated from the coding sequence ATGGCTTTGATGGGACTGGCTCCGTGGTGGGCAGGCTGCGGGCGGCAGGCCGCGCCGCCTGCACCGGCGACCCCGCCGGTGGACCCCGAATACGGGCATCTGTTGCATGCGCAGCCGCCCCTGCCCACGGTCCGGCTCTGGCTGGGTGCCGAGGAAATTGTGGCCGAGGTGGCGCGACGGCCGGTGGAAATCGCCACCGGCATGATGTTCCGCGAGGAGTTGCCCGAGGGCCGCGGCATGTTGTTTGTCTTTCCCGGACCGGGCCGGCGGAGTTTCTGGATGCGCAACTGTCGGGTGCCGCTCTCGGCCGCCTACATGGATCCGCGGGGCGTGATCCTGGAGATCGTGGACCTCAACCCCATGGACGAAACCCCCGTGCCTTCCGAGTCGGACCAGATCCAGTTTGTGCTCGAGGTGCCGCGCAACTGGTTTGCCCGGCACGGCATCGGGCCCGGCACCCTCGTCCGCACCGAACGCGGCAGTCTCCAGGAAACCTTCTTCGGCCGCCGCTGA
- a CDS encoding superoxide dismutase yields MLTRREALKRTTLAVIGTAVSARSLAQTAAPSVQPFTLPPLPYAVDALEPHIDARTMEIHHDRHHGGYVANLNKAIEAEPSLRGRALEDMLRNLASVPESVRTAVRNNGGGHFNHSLFWQMMSPKGGKPGGELLKALETAFGGLDAFRQQFTSAALGVFGSGWAWLVWHAGRLRIQTTPNQDTPLADGAYPILGVDVWEHAYYLKYQNRRADYLAAWWNVVHWDFVAERYARRPV; encoded by the coding sequence ATGCTAACGCGACGCGAAGCCCTCAAACGGACAACACTGGCCGTGATTGGCACGGCTGTGTCCGCCCGATCCCTGGCACAAACCGCCGCCCCATCGGTTCAACCCTTCACGCTGCCGCCGTTGCCGTACGCGGTGGATGCCCTGGAACCGCACATTGACGCGCGGACCATGGAAATCCATCACGACCGACACCACGGCGGTTATGTGGCGAATCTGAACAAGGCCATTGAGGCGGAACCTTCCCTCCGCGGGCGCGCATTGGAAGACATGCTGCGCAACCTGGCTTCGGTGCCCGAGTCGGTGCGCACCGCGGTGCGCAACAACGGGGGTGGCCATTTCAATCATTCCCTTTTCTGGCAGATGATGAGCCCGAAGGGCGGCAAACCGGGGGGCGAACTGCTGAAGGCGTTGGAAACGGCTTTCGGCGGTTTGGACGCCTTCCGCCAGCAGTTCACGTCGGCGGCCCTCGGCGTTTTTGGGAGTGGCTGGGCCTGGTTGGTTTGGCATGCGGGGCGACTCCGGATTCAAACCACGCCCAACCAGGACACGCCCCTGGCAGACGGAGCGTACCCGATTCTGGGCGTCGATGTCTGGGAGCATGCCTATTATCTGAAATACCAAAACCGTCGGGCGGATTACCTGGCAGCCTGGTGGAACGTCGTGCACTGGGATTTTGTAGCCGAGCGGTACGCACGCCGACCGGTCTGA
- a CDS encoding septum formation initiator family protein: MSAGLGFWERLIRWTTTLLVAAVILGVLTLAAHWYGPVIRQNERMRREILRLDREIRQEEETARQMSAAIRALQEDPKAVERLARERLGLARPGETVIRFEPPATNPPGFP, translated from the coding sequence GTGAGCGCGGGACTGGGGTTTTGGGAACGACTCATCCGGTGGACCACCACATTGTTGGTGGCCGCCGTGATTTTGGGCGTTTTGACCCTGGCCGCGCATTGGTACGGGCCGGTCATCCGCCAAAACGAGCGCATGCGACGGGAGATCCTGCGACTGGACCGCGAGATCCGTCAGGAGGAGGAAACGGCCCGGCAAATGAGCGCGGCCATTCGCGCCCTGCAGGAGGATCCCAAGGCGGTGGAACGGCTGGCGCGGGAACGACTCGGCCTGGCGCGGCCGGGCGAAACAGTGATCCGCTTCGAGCCCCCGGCGACCAATCCGCCCGGGTTCCCGTAA
- the frr gene encoding ribosome recycling factor: MTLDEILLEAEEKMTKTEQFVLREFAGVRTGKASPALVENIMVEAYGGQMRIRELAGITTPEPRVLVIQPWDASLVHAIEKAIQKANLGITPSIQGKTVRLFFPELSQERRQEFVRIVRKMAEDARVAIRHVRRDALEELRKHKHDSGITEDEEKQAEKELQKLTDEFIARIDKHLEHKEKEIMTV, translated from the coding sequence ATGACGCTCGACGAGATTCTCCTGGAAGCCGAGGAAAAAATGACCAAGACCGAGCAGTTCGTGCTGCGCGAGTTCGCCGGCGTGCGCACCGGCAAGGCGTCACCGGCTCTGGTGGAAAACATCATGGTCGAGGCCTACGGCGGCCAGATGCGGATCCGCGAGCTGGCGGGCATCACCACGCCGGAACCGCGCGTGTTGGTGATCCAGCCCTGGGACGCCTCGCTGGTTCATGCGATTGAAAAGGCGATCCAAAAGGCCAACCTGGGGATCACGCCCTCCATTCAGGGTAAGACCGTGCGGTTGTTCTTCCCCGAGCTGAGCCAGGAACGACGGCAGGAGTTTGTGCGCATCGTGCGCAAAATGGCCGAGGACGCCCGCGTGGCCATCCGGCACGTGCGGCGGGATGCATTGGAAGAACTCCGCAAGCACAAACATGACAGCGGCATCACCGAGGACGAGGAAAAACAGGCCGAGAAGGAGCTGCAAAAGTTGACCGACGAGTTCATCGCCCGGATCGACAAACACCTCGAACACAAAGAAAAGGAGATCATGACGGTCTGA
- a CDS encoding MoaD/ThiS family protein, protein MRVLFFAHLKDVTGCAEIELDCTGVDAEGLWTVLLQRFPGLAPYRPTVRLARNARYVTADTRFESGDEVALIPPVSGG, encoded by the coding sequence ATGCGCGTTCTGTTTTTCGCCCATTTGAAAGACGTCACCGGCTGCGCCGAGATCGAGCTGGACTGTACCGGGGTGGATGCCGAAGGGCTTTGGACCGTGCTGCTTCAGCGCTTTCCCGGACTGGCCCCGTACCGGCCCACCGTGCGCCTGGCTCGCAATGCGCGTTACGTGACGGCCGACACCCGCTTCGAGTCCGGGGACGAAGTGGCCCTCATCCCGCCCGTCTCCGGCGGTTGA
- a CDS encoding molybdopterin synthase catalytic subunit — translation MEIHVLLTADRLEDQPVPDFCNPGTGAWVEFRGLVRDLEQDRPIAALEYEAYEPMACSEIRRILSELQAGYPCQAVQVLHRVGLIPVGEAAIIVRIAAAHRREAFALLAAFMDRLKEDVPIWKRRGWTADELQAAGRPPGTGLSGGTSGP, via the coding sequence ATGGAAATCCACGTGTTGCTGACCGCCGACCGACTGGAAGACCAGCCCGTTCCGGACTTCTGCAACCCGGGCACCGGTGCCTGGGTCGAGTTCCGCGGCCTGGTGCGCGATCTCGAACAGGACCGGCCCATCGCCGCCCTGGAATACGAGGCCTACGAACCAATGGCCTGCAGTGAGATCCGCCGCATCCTTTCCGAGCTGCAGGCCGGTTATCCCTGTCAGGCGGTTCAGGTGCTGCACCGGGTCGGCCTCATACCCGTGGGTGAAGCCGCCATCATCGTCCGCATTGCCGCGGCGCACCGGCGGGAGGCTTTTGCGCTGTTGGCGGCTTTCATGGACCGGCTGAAGGAAGACGTCCCCATCTGGAAACGCCGGGGTTGGACGGCCGATGAATTGCAGGCCGCGGGCCGGCCACCCGGGACCGGTCTCTCCGGCGGCACATCCGGTCCTTGA
- the ruvX gene encoding Holliday junction resolvase RuvX, translating to MRVMALDYGTRRVGLAVSDELGMLARPLGFLPAQPADRFLQELQRLIQEHRVEQIVVGIPRNMDGSYGPAAEQVRAWMEQLRQVLSIPLIPWDERLTTVQARRLLHEAGRNTRKQRPRIDSSAAAVLLQSYLDRAP from the coding sequence ATGCGCGTCATGGCCCTCGACTACGGGACCCGCCGGGTGGGTTTGGCGGTCAGCGACGAGCTGGGAATGCTGGCCCGGCCGTTGGGTTTTTTGCCCGCACAACCGGCGGACCGTTTCCTCCAGGAACTTCAGCGTCTCATTCAAGAGCACCGGGTGGAGCAAATTGTGGTCGGTATCCCTCGCAACATGGACGGTTCCTACGGGCCCGCCGCGGAGCAGGTGCGGGCCTGGATGGAACAGCTTCGGCAGGTACTGAGCATTCCCCTGATTCCATGGGACGAACGCCTCACGACGGTACAGGCCCGGCGCCTGTTGCACGAGGCGGGTCGCAACACACGCAAACAACGTCCGCGCATCGACAGCTCCGCGGCCGCCGTGCTCTTGCAAAGCTACCTGGACCGAGCCCCGTGA
- the truA gene encoding tRNA pseudouridine(38-40) synthase TruA — protein sequence MMVIAYDGTRYEGWQVQTIGTGVQEKVEAALAALFPSKPRVHSSSRTDTGVHALGMVAHFDLPRRECRIPLRQLPLAINAHLPPDIRVFSVRRAPPDFHARFSALGKQYRYQLWNHPVMNPLLRWMAWHVPRPLNLAAMRQAAAHFLGTHDFRAFSANPGYPRASTVRTVRRCEWRRSGPLLTCIIEADGFLYKMCRGLVGTMVQVGLGKYQPDDIPRMLASGDRRLAGMTAPAHGLILWKVFYPRRTPPTTAATTGAIEPPADE from the coding sequence ATGATGGTGATCGCATACGACGGCACCCGCTACGAAGGGTGGCAGGTCCAAACCATTGGCACCGGCGTGCAGGAAAAGGTGGAGGCCGCCCTGGCCGCCCTGTTCCCCAGCAAACCCCGCGTCCATAGCTCCAGCCGGACCGACACCGGCGTGCACGCGCTCGGGATGGTGGCGCATTTCGACCTGCCCCGCCGGGAATGCCGCATCCCGCTCCGGCAGCTGCCCCTGGCCATCAACGCGCATCTGCCACCGGATATCCGGGTCTTTTCCGTCCGCCGCGCCCCGCCGGATTTCCACGCCCGATTCAGTGCCCTCGGCAAACAGTACCGTTACCAGCTCTGGAATCATCCCGTCATGAATCCGCTGCTGCGGTGGATGGCCTGGCACGTGCCCCGCCCGCTGAATCTGGCGGCCATGCGCCAGGCCGCGGCCCATTTCCTCGGAACACACGATTTCCGCGCGTTTTCCGCCAATCCCGGTTACCCCCGCGCCTCCACGGTGCGCACGGTTCGCCGTTGCGAATGGCGCCGGAGCGGCCCGTTACTCACGTGCATCATCGAAGCCGACGGGTTCCTCTACAAAATGTGCCGCGGCCTGGTGGGCACGATGGTCCAGGTGGGCCTGGGCAAATACCAGCCGGACGACATCCCGCGCATGTTGGCCTCGGGGGATCGCCGGCTGGCGGGCATGACCGCACCCGCACACGGTCTGATTCTCTGGAAGGTGTTTTACCCGCGCCGGACGCCGCCAACGACTGCGGCCACGACCGGCGCCATCGAACCGCCCGCCGACGAATGA